One window of Curtobacterium sp. 458 genomic DNA carries:
- a CDS encoding Rv3235 family protein: MALPDPGQTARALALCVVEILSGAREVDSIARWVTEDVHRHLQQRSALAARSRSARRSPLQRPSLRAERVVCCSPADGVVEATVVVHGRSHARAVAIRLEVRNARWRATAVGVL; the protein is encoded by the coding sequence GTGGCGCTCCCCGATCCCGGGCAGACCGCGCGGGCACTCGCGCTCTGCGTGGTGGAGATCCTCAGCGGTGCCCGAGAGGTCGACAGCATCGCCCGCTGGGTCACCGAGGACGTGCACCGGCACCTCCAGCAGCGGTCCGCCCTCGCGGCGCGGAGTCGCTCGGCGCGCCGCAGTCCCCTCCAGCGCCCGTCGCTCCGAGCGGAACGCGTCGTGTGCTGCTCGCCCGCGGACGGCGTCGTCGAGGCCACGGTGGTCGTACACGGGCGGAGTCACGCGCGAGCGGTCGCGATCCGGCTCGAGGTGCGGAACGCGCGCTGGCGCGCGACCGCGGTCGGCGTGCTCTGA
- a CDS encoding PAS domain-containing sensor histidine kinase encodes MSTLSDLVLAQGRSSEADVEWLHLLVGDWQLLADLSFADMVLWVPTAEDGSFVAVAHARPSSAATLFYRDIVGQEIREEWREQVTECFVGSRVVDSAEPDWYEDTPTRVRAIPVLRRLSANSAETTDRPIAVVTRHSNQDEMRTPSRQELNFTAGANDLFGMIATGDFPDLGAPAGPRRGAPRASDGLLRLDTNGVVTFASPNGLSAFNRMGFEGELERKSLAEVTTELIGSKLDVDESLPLVVTGRAPWRADVEARGVTVSLRSIPLRDHGERIGAIVLCRDVSELRHQERELITKDATIREIHHRVKNNLQTVASLLRIQARRTHSEEARTSLQNAMRRVAAIAVVHDTLSTGLSQNVDFDQVFDSVLKLVTEVAASHNTTVRPKKTGEFGVLPSEAATPLALGLTELVTNAVEHGLDGRDGEVEIVADRYDDHLEIQVRDNGRGLPEGKVGSGLGTQIVRTLIQGELGGTIDWHTLTGSGTEVGISIPFRWLTAAPAA; translated from the coding sequence GTGTCGACCCTCAGTGACCTCGTCCTCGCGCAAGGCCGTTCTTCCGAAGCCGACGTAGAGTGGCTCCACCTGCTCGTCGGGGACTGGCAGCTGCTCGCCGACCTCTCGTTCGCCGACATGGTGCTCTGGGTCCCCACGGCAGAGGACGGCTCGTTCGTGGCCGTCGCGCACGCCCGTCCGAGTTCCGCCGCGACGCTGTTCTACCGGGACATCGTCGGCCAGGAGATCCGCGAGGAGTGGCGCGAGCAGGTGACGGAGTGCTTCGTCGGCAGCCGGGTCGTCGACTCCGCCGAGCCCGACTGGTACGAGGACACCCCGACCCGCGTGCGGGCGATCCCGGTGCTCCGACGGCTCTCGGCGAACAGCGCGGAGACCACCGACCGTCCGATCGCCGTCGTCACGCGGCACTCGAACCAGGACGAGATGCGGACGCCGAGCCGGCAGGAGCTGAACTTCACGGCCGGTGCCAACGACCTCTTCGGCATGATCGCCACGGGGGACTTCCCGGACCTCGGTGCTCCGGCCGGTCCGCGTCGAGGGGCACCGCGTGCGAGCGACGGACTCCTGCGCCTCGACACGAACGGCGTGGTGACCTTCGCGAGCCCGAACGGCCTCAGCGCGTTCAACCGCATGGGCTTCGAGGGCGAACTCGAACGCAAGTCCCTGGCCGAGGTGACGACCGAGCTCATCGGGTCGAAGCTCGACGTCGACGAGTCACTCCCGCTCGTGGTCACCGGGCGTGCGCCCTGGCGTGCCGACGTCGAGGCGAGGGGCGTCACGGTGTCGCTGCGCTCGATCCCGCTCCGCGACCACGGTGAGCGCATCGGCGCGATCGTGCTCTGCCGCGACGTGTCCGAGCTGCGCCACCAGGAGCGCGAGCTCATCACGAAGGACGCGACGATCCGCGAGATCCACCACCGCGTGAAGAACAACCTCCAGACGGTGGCGTCCCTCCTCCGCATCCAGGCGCGACGCACCCACTCGGAGGAGGCCCGCACGTCGCTGCAGAACGCCATGCGCCGGGTCGCGGCGATCGCGGTCGTGCACGACACCCTCTCGACCGGGCTGAGCCAGAACGTCGACTTCGACCAGGTGTTCGACTCGGTGCTCAAGCTCGTGACCGAGGTCGCGGCGTCCCACAACACCACCGTCCGCCCGAAGAAGACCGGCGAGTTCGGCGTCCTGCCCTCGGAAGCGGCGACCCCGCTCGCGCTCGGCCTCACCGAACTCGTGACGAACGCGGTCGAGCACGGGCTGGACGGCCGCGACGGCGAGGTCGAGATCGTCGCCGACCGGTACGACGACCACCTCGAGATCCAGGTGCGCGACAACGGTCGAGGGCTGCCGGAGGGCAAGGTCGGGTCCGGTCTCGGCACGCAGATCGTCCGCACGCTCATCCAGGGCGAGCTCGGCGGGACGATCGACTGGCACACGCTCACGGGCAGCGGGACCGAGGTCGGCATCTCGATCCCGTTCCGCTGGCTGACGGCAGCGCCCGCGGCGTAA
- a CDS encoding WhiB family transcriptional regulator: MDWRDQAACLTADPELFFPVGNTGPAVDQIEKAKSVCARCTVTEMCLQYALENNQDSGVWGGLSEDERRALKRRAARARRAS; this comes from the coding sequence ATGGACTGGCGTGACCAGGCTGCCTGCCTCACCGCGGACCCCGAGCTCTTCTTCCCGGTCGGGAACACCGGCCCCGCAGTTGACCAGATCGAGAAGGCGAAGTCCGTCTGCGCCCGGTGCACCGTCACCGAGATGTGCCTGCAGTACGCCCTCGAGAACAACCAGGACTCCGGTGTCTGGGGCGGCCTCAGCGAGGACGAGCGTCGTGCGCTGAAGCGCCGCGCCGCCCGCGCTCGTCGCGCTTCCTGA
- the bcp gene encoding thioredoxin-dependent thiol peroxidase, producing MTDRLAAGDTAPDFTLPDQDGTEHALSTLRGKKVIVYFYPAASTPGCTTEACDFRDNMSSLQAAGYEVLGVSKDELPALAKFRHEQALTFPLLSDPDLAVHKAYGAWGEKNNYGKIVTGTIRSTIVVDEDGTVQLPLYNVKATGHVASLRKKLGLV from the coding sequence ATGACCGACCGTCTCGCCGCCGGCGACACCGCCCCCGACTTCACCCTCCCGGACCAGGACGGCACGGAGCACGCACTGTCCACGCTGCGGGGGAAGAAGGTCATCGTGTACTTCTACCCGGCGGCCTCCACCCCGGGGTGCACCACCGAGGCGTGCGACTTCCGCGACAACATGTCGTCGCTGCAGGCGGCCGGCTACGAGGTCCTCGGCGTCTCGAAGGACGAGCTGCCCGCACTCGCGAAGTTCCGCCACGAGCAGGCGCTCACGTTCCCGCTGCTGAGCGACCCCGACCTCGCCGTGCACAAGGCGTACGGCGCATGGGGCGAGAAGAACAACTACGGGAAGATCGTCACCGGCACCATCCGCTCGACGATCGTCGTCGACGAGGACGGCACCGTGCAGCTGCCGCTCTACAACGTGAAGGCCACCGGCCACGTCGCCAGCCTGCGGAAGAAGCTCGGCCTGGTCTGA
- a CDS encoding YigZ family protein: MSASLPSTIAAPVEHEVVVTKSRFITTVAPVVDVADAERVVTEVRKRHWDARHHCTAMVTGVLGDQARSSDDGEPSGTAGVPMLEVLRRRGLTDLVAVVTRYFGGVKLGAGGLVRAYSTSVSETLDRAVVVPRRSLTRATVAVPHAEAGRIDNVLRDWVRHHDAVLGEPVYGAAAAFELWVPAAERSRLRADLAAVTAGAVDPVFGEERIVDVRPD, encoded by the coding sequence GTGAGCGCGTCCCTCCCCTCCACCATCGCCGCCCCGGTCGAGCACGAGGTCGTCGTCACGAAGTCGCGCTTCATCACCACCGTCGCACCGGTGGTGGACGTCGCCGACGCCGAGCGCGTGGTCACGGAGGTCCGGAAGCGGCACTGGGACGCGCGGCACCACTGCACGGCGATGGTGACCGGCGTCCTGGGCGACCAGGCGCGCTCCTCCGACGACGGCGAACCGAGCGGTACCGCCGGGGTCCCGATGCTCGAGGTCCTGCGTCGCCGTGGTCTCACCGACCTGGTCGCGGTGGTCACGCGGTACTTCGGCGGCGTGAAGCTCGGGGCCGGCGGACTCGTCCGGGCGTACTCGACCTCGGTGTCGGAGACCCTCGACCGCGCGGTGGTCGTGCCCCGACGGTCGTTGACCCGCGCGACGGTCGCGGTGCCGCACGCCGAGGCCGGGCGGATCGACAACGTCCTCCGCGACTGGGTCCGCCACCACGACGCGGTGCTCGGCGAGCCGGTGTACGGAGCAGCCGCGGCGTTCGAGCTGTGGGTGCCGGCAGCCGAACGGTCGCGCCTCCGAGCGGACCTCGCGGCGGTGACGGCGGGAGCCGTCGACCCGGTGTTCGGCGAGGAGCGGATCGTCGACGTCCGACCCGACTGA
- a CDS encoding ImmA/IrrE family metallo-endopeptidase, with translation MSADFVEAFWARADAEGWSDVDDAVAAAAAIVGKPIVVREEAFLAEEPVCGFVATLEHRHLVMISPTPSQTFRSFVIGHELGHVLHRHQEAQAQSAYIRDVIPDLPEYKVERAMARGLFDNAFEREAELFADRLAQVIRAARTRPSDFRGVFG, from the coding sequence GTGAGCGCCGACTTCGTCGAGGCGTTCTGGGCACGGGCGGACGCCGAGGGCTGGTCGGACGTCGACGACGCCGTCGCCGCGGCGGCCGCGATCGTCGGGAAGCCCATCGTGGTCCGTGAAGAGGCGTTCCTCGCGGAGGAACCCGTGTGTGGCTTCGTCGCCACGCTCGAGCACCGGCACCTCGTGATGATCTCGCCGACGCCGTCCCAGACCTTCCGGTCGTTCGTCATCGGGCACGAGCTCGGGCACGTGCTGCACCGGCACCAGGAGGCCCAGGCGCAGTCGGCGTACATCCGTGACGTGATCCCGGACCTGCCCGAGTACAAGGTCGAGCGGGCGATGGCCCGCGGGCTGTTCGACAACGCGTTCGAACGGGAGGCCGAGTTGTTCGCCGACCGGCTGGCGCAGGTCATCCGTGCTGCCCGGACCCGTCCGAGCGACTTCCGCGGGGTCTTCGGGTGA
- a CDS encoding SCO4848 family membrane protein yields the protein MLVFAALVLFIGAVFNVVAWPRFFQRVAKDPRARDAAGRPTTFWRVHLVLVVIALAIAAASVVAGILLLV from the coding sequence GTGCTCGTCTTCGCCGCCCTCGTCCTGTTCATCGGCGCCGTCTTCAACGTCGTCGCCTGGCCGCGCTTCTTCCAGCGCGTCGCGAAGGACCCGCGGGCGCGCGACGCCGCGGGCCGGCCGACGACGTTCTGGCGCGTGCACCTCGTCCTCGTCGTGATCGCGCTGGCGATCGCGGCCGCGTCGGTGGTGGCGGGCATCCTCCTGCTGGTCTGA
- a CDS encoding VOC family protein: MTDATPRTYPQGVPSWIDLRTPDPDAAEAFYGGLFGWSFEERLPPGVPGSYRIASVDGREVGAVASSGDPARWQTYVAVDDADAVAARVVALGGTATAPEDAGAGGAAGRSVDCVDPRGAAFGLWQARARLGSQHINAPGGWVFSDLRATEPDAALAFYADLFGWLVSDMQEGPGAMLRLPGYGDHLAATSDPSIQERQVGAPEGFADVIGALDRLDAGHDDWHVAFSCADRDAAATRVEELGGCITGTWEGYWTRAAEVEDAQGAPFRLTQFVPRG, translated from the coding sequence GTGACGGACGCGACACCCCGCACCTACCCCCAGGGCGTGCCGAGCTGGATCGACCTGCGCACGCCCGACCCGGACGCCGCCGAGGCGTTCTACGGCGGCCTCTTCGGCTGGTCGTTCGAGGAACGCCTGCCGCCCGGCGTCCCGGGGTCGTACCGGATCGCGAGCGTCGACGGACGCGAGGTCGGCGCGGTGGCGTCGAGCGGCGACCCGGCGCGGTGGCAGACGTACGTCGCGGTCGACGACGCCGATGCGGTGGCAGCGCGGGTCGTGGCGCTCGGCGGGACCGCCACCGCGCCCGAGGACGCCGGTGCCGGCGGTGCCGCGGGCCGCAGCGTCGACTGCGTCGATCCGCGCGGGGCGGCGTTCGGGCTCTGGCAGGCCCGTGCCCGGCTCGGGTCGCAGCACATCAACGCACCGGGCGGTTGGGTGTTCAGCGACCTCCGCGCCACCGAGCCGGACGCGGCACTCGCGTTCTACGCCGACCTGTTCGGCTGGCTCGTGTCCGACATGCAGGAGGGACCCGGAGCGATGCTCCGGCTGCCCGGCTACGGCGACCACCTCGCGGCGACGTCCGACCCGTCGATCCAGGAACGGCAGGTCGGGGCTCCGGAGGGGTTCGCCGACGTCATCGGCGCGCTCGACCGCCTCGACGCCGGCCACGACGACTGGCACGTGGCGTTCAGTTGTGCCGACCGCGACGCCGCGGCGACCAGGGTCGAGGAGCTCGGTGGGTGCATCACCGGGACGTGGGAGGGCTACTGGACGCGGGCGGCCGAGGTCGAGGACGCCCAGGGCGCGCCGTTCCGCCTGACGCAGTTCGTGCCGCGCGGCTGA
- a CDS encoding amino acid permease produces MTAQNDTGARRAPAQDFSHEQEGYQHGLKPRQLQMIAIGGAIGTGLFLGAGGRLNSAGPALAITYLVAGIFAFFILRALGELVLHRPSSGSFISYAREFYGEKFAYAAGWMYFLNWAMTSIVDTTAVALYMQYWKPFTSAPQWLMALIALVVVLAANLVAVKVFGELEFWFALIKVAALVAFLVVALVWLIFAFPVETGGQAVQTGFSILQNNDGVFPNGLLPAVLVIQGVVFAYAAIELVGTASGETQDTEKVIPRAINSVVFRIAVFYVGSVVLLSLLLPYTSYKEGESPFVTFFSSIGNPQVGQVVGSIMNFVVLTAALSSLNAGLYSTGRALHSMGMNGSAPKWTTKMSRGGVPYAGILLTAGFTVVGVVLNYFVPSQAFEIALNVASLGIITAWGTIILCQMKLRSWAKQGLAKEPTFRLPGAPVTAWLTLAFLASVIVLMAIDYPVGTYTIASLVIIIPLLIVGWFLQRDRILRIAALREGVTGPYPVTGRDPANQVRRDGTGDQSGK; encoded by the coding sequence ATGACAGCGCAGAACGACACGGGAGCCCGTCGCGCCCCCGCGCAGGACTTCTCGCACGAGCAGGAGGGCTACCAGCACGGTCTGAAGCCCCGGCAGTTGCAGATGATCGCGATCGGCGGGGCCATCGGCACCGGCCTCTTCCTCGGTGCCGGTGGACGGCTCAACTCCGCGGGTCCCGCGCTCGCCATCACCTACCTGGTGGCCGGGATCTTCGCGTTCTTCATCCTCCGTGCCCTCGGCGAGCTCGTGCTGCACCGCCCCTCCTCCGGGTCGTTCATCTCGTACGCGCGCGAGTTCTACGGCGAGAAGTTCGCGTACGCCGCCGGGTGGATGTACTTCCTGAACTGGGCGATGACCTCGATCGTGGACACCACCGCGGTCGCGCTCTACATGCAGTACTGGAAGCCGTTCACCTCGGCGCCGCAGTGGCTGATGGCGCTCATCGCCCTCGTCGTCGTCCTCGCGGCCAACCTCGTCGCGGTCAAGGTCTTCGGCGAGCTCGAGTTCTGGTTCGCACTCATCAAGGTTGCCGCCCTCGTCGCGTTCCTCGTGGTCGCGCTGGTGTGGCTCATCTTCGCGTTCCCCGTCGAGACCGGCGGGCAGGCGGTGCAGACCGGCTTCTCGATCCTGCAGAACAACGACGGCGTGTTCCCGAACGGCCTGTTGCCCGCGGTCCTCGTGATCCAGGGCGTCGTGTTCGCGTACGCGGCGATCGAGCTCGTCGGCACGGCTTCGGGCGAGACGCAGGACACCGAGAAGGTCATCCCGCGCGCGATCAACTCCGTCGTCTTCCGCATCGCGGTGTTCTACGTCGGCTCGGTCGTGCTGCTCTCGCTCCTGCTGCCGTACACCTCCTACAAGGAGGGCGAGAGCCCGTTCGTGACGTTCTTCTCGTCGATCGGCAACCCGCAGGTCGGGCAGGTCGTCGGGTCGATCATGAACTTCGTCGTGCTCACGGCGGCGCTGTCGTCGCTGAACGCCGGCCTCTACTCGACCGGCCGCGCGCTGCACTCGATGGGCATGAACGGCTCCGCGCCGAAGTGGACCACGAAGATGTCGCGCGGCGGCGTCCCGTACGCGGGCATCCTGCTCACCGCGGGCTTCACGGTCGTCGGCGTCGTGCTCAACTACTTCGTGCCGTCCCAGGCGTTCGAGATCGCCCTCAACGTGGCGAGCCTCGGCATCATCACGGCGTGGGGCACGATCATCCTCTGCCAGATGAAGCTCCGGAGCTGGGCGAAGCAGGGCCTCGCGAAGGAGCCCACGTTCCGCCTGCCCGGCGCACCGGTGACCGCGTGGCTCACGCTGGCGTTCCTCGCGTCGGTCATCGTGCTCATGGCGATCGACTACCCGGTCGGCACCTACACGATCGCGTCCCTCGTGATCATCATCCCGCTCCTGATCGTCGGCTGGTTCCTGCAGCGCGACCGGATCCTCCGCATCGCGGCCCTCCGCGAGGGCGTCACCGGGCCGTACCCAGTCACCGGACGCGACCCCGCGAACCAGGTGCGCCGTGACGGGACGGGTGACCAGTCCGGGAAGTGA
- a CDS encoding mechanosensitive ion channel domain-containing protein, protein MDILLRLLVAVGFALLVTAVAALVTHLVFRSLARRERWASVLSRRTKHPFRTVLLIALLWTAFATSVPDTRAYPWRDEVSHVFLIAVIGTGCWLACEVAIFLESLGLHRYRTDVPDNRVARRVKTQVLVLRRLTVAVLVIIAVGAILLTFPGVEAAGASVLASAGLISVIAGLAAQSTLGNVFAGMQLAFSGSIRVDDVVVVEQQWGRIEEITLTYVVVHLWDDRRFVLPSTYFTSTPFENWTRTNSELLGAVEFDLDWRVRPGDMRVELERILERTELWDRRVQVLQVTDAVQGFVHVRVLVTAHDAPSLFDLRCYVREELVAWIQRTHPDAQPVQRVLMVEDVAAPRRRGASTAASSALFGGEHDERAAMFTGPISTSDVRPADVP, encoded by the coding sequence ATGGACATCCTCCTCCGACTCCTCGTCGCGGTCGGGTTCGCCCTGCTCGTCACGGCCGTCGCCGCGCTCGTCACCCACCTCGTCTTCCGCTCCCTCGCCCGTCGTGAACGCTGGGCGTCCGTGCTCTCCCGTCGGACGAAGCACCCCTTCCGCACCGTGCTGCTCATCGCCCTGCTCTGGACGGCCTTCGCCACGAGCGTCCCGGACACCCGTGCGTACCCGTGGCGCGACGAGGTCTCGCACGTGTTCCTCATCGCGGTGATCGGTACCGGCTGCTGGCTCGCCTGCGAGGTCGCGATCTTCCTCGAGTCCCTCGGCCTGCACCGCTACCGGACGGACGTGCCCGACAACCGCGTCGCCCGCCGGGTCAAGACCCAGGTGCTCGTCCTGCGCCGCCTGACCGTCGCGGTGCTCGTCATCATCGCGGTCGGCGCGATCCTGCTGACCTTCCCCGGGGTCGAGGCCGCCGGCGCGAGCGTGCTCGCCTCCGCGGGGCTGATCTCCGTGATCGCCGGCCTCGCGGCGCAGTCGACGCTCGGCAACGTGTTCGCGGGCATGCAGCTCGCGTTCTCCGGGTCCATCCGGGTCGACGACGTCGTGGTGGTCGAGCAGCAGTGGGGGAGGATCGAGGAGATCACCCTGACCTACGTCGTCGTGCACCTGTGGGACGACCGCCGGTTCGTGCTCCCGTCGACGTACTTCACGAGCACCCCGTTCGAGAACTGGACGCGGACGAACAGCGAACTGCTCGGTGCCGTCGAGTTCGACCTCGACTGGCGCGTGCGCCCCGGAGACATGCGCGTCGAGCTCGAACGGATCCTCGAGCGGACCGAGCTCTGGGACCGCCGGGTCCAGGTGCTCCAGGTCACCGACGCCGTGCAGGGGTTCGTGCACGTCCGCGTGCTCGTCACCGCGCACGACGCCCCGTCGCTGTTCGACCTGCGCTGCTACGTCCGCGAGGAACTGGTCGCCTGGATCCAAAGAACGCACCCGGACGCGCAGCCCGTGCAGCGGGTGCTCATGGTGGAGGACGTCGCCGCGCCGCGACGACGCGGCGCGTCGACCGCCGCGTCGTCGGCGCTCTTCGGCGGTGAGCACGACGAGCGAGCCGCGATGTTCACCGGGCCGATCAGCACCTCCGACGTCCGGCCGGCGGACGTGCCGTAG
- a CDS encoding SLC13 family permease, which translates to MRQAVIGGVLLVVGAVCVALGLLPLSDLAELADRVVPVLGFVLGLTIVAELAADAGVFDRLADLAARVGGGRTIGLWAAVVVLAVVCTVFLSIDTTAVLLTPIVITLARRVGLPPMPFALTTVWLANTASLLLPVSNLTNLLAVDRIGLDGPIPFAGLMVWAALAGVVIPCAVLLVVFRGKLFGRYTPVPVRRASDPVFFWSASAVLVALVVALTAGVTVWIAAVVAAVLLVVVAAFRAPSELRVSRVPWSTLLFAAGLFVVVETLHTTGLTDPIVDALPGGTGTGSLLALGGAGAVAANAIDNLPAYLVLEPAAGHEALRYAALLVGVNAGCLITPWASLATLLWHARLASEGVHLSWGRYMALGCVVAPLTVVAGVLALRL; encoded by the coding sequence GTGCGTCAGGCCGTCATCGGCGGAGTCCTGCTCGTGGTCGGTGCCGTGTGCGTCGCCCTCGGGCTCCTGCCCCTGTCCGACCTCGCCGAGCTGGCCGACCGCGTCGTGCCGGTGCTCGGCTTCGTGCTCGGTCTCACGATCGTGGCCGAGCTCGCCGCCGACGCCGGCGTGTTCGACCGGCTCGCCGACCTCGCCGCCCGCGTCGGCGGCGGGCGCACGATCGGCCTCTGGGCCGCGGTCGTCGTGCTCGCCGTGGTCTGCACCGTGTTCCTGTCGATCGACACGACGGCGGTACTCCTCACGCCGATCGTCATCACGCTCGCCCGGCGCGTGGGGCTCCCGCCCATGCCGTTCGCCCTCACCACCGTGTGGCTGGCGAACACGGCGTCGCTCCTCCTGCCCGTGTCGAACCTGACGAACCTGCTCGCCGTCGACCGCATCGGGCTCGACGGACCGATCCCGTTCGCGGGACTGATGGTGTGGGCGGCGCTCGCCGGCGTCGTCATCCCGTGTGCGGTGCTCCTCGTGGTCTTCCGCGGGAAGCTGTTCGGCCGCTACACGCCCGTGCCGGTCCGTCGGGCGTCCGACCCGGTGTTCTTCTGGTCGGCGTCGGCGGTGCTCGTCGCGCTCGTCGTCGCGCTGACGGCGGGCGTGACGGTCTGGATCGCGGCGGTCGTCGCTGCCGTGCTGCTGGTCGTCGTGGCCGCCTTCCGGGCGCCCTCGGAGCTGCGCGTCTCGCGCGTGCCGTGGTCCACGCTCCTCTTCGCCGCCGGGCTCTTCGTCGTCGTCGAGACGCTGCACACCACGGGGCTCACCGACCCGATCGTCGACGCGCTGCCCGGCGGTACCGGCACCGGCTCCCTCCTGGCGCTGGGCGGCGCGGGTGCGGTGGCGGCGAACGCCATCGACAACCTGCCCGCCTACCTCGTGCTCGAGCCGGCGGCCGGGCACGAGGCACTGCGGTACGCGGCACTCCTCGTCGGGGTGAACGCCGGCTGCCTGATCACCCCGTGGGCGTCCCTCGCGACGCTGCTGTGGCACGCGCGGCTCGCGTCGGAGGGGGTCCACCTGTCGTGGGGGCGGTACATGGCGCTCGGGTGTGTCGTCGCCCCGCTGACCGTCGTGGCCGGGGTGCTCGCCCTGCGTCTCTGA
- a CDS encoding magnesium transporter CorA family protein: protein MVMTRAWRNGTAAERDFPVERVSDLVAEPGTFVWVDHTDPRPEDLADLEEELGVHALAVEDALEGGQRPKLDRYRESLFLVVYDVSGRTDAGELVSHEVKAFVTKRALITIHGTDVDLRDVEHRLDANADIADHGVPWLMWALLDTVVDHASDVVEDLDQAVSALEDDLFEHGSSRERQIQRRSFVLRKQLGVLRRLVVPTRDSVTSILHGDAELVVDGIRPYFRDVQDHLVTIADSVEQLREAVGSVLDTNLGIASNHQNVVMKKVTGWAAIIAIPTAITGFFGQNVKFPGESAWSGLYASIGLIIASSLVLYRVFKSKDWL, encoded by the coding sequence ATGGTCATGACGAGGGCGTGGCGGAACGGCACCGCAGCGGAACGCGACTTCCCGGTGGAGCGGGTCTCCGACCTCGTCGCCGAACCCGGCACGTTCGTGTGGGTGGACCACACCGACCCCCGGCCGGAGGACCTCGCCGACCTCGAGGAGGAGCTCGGCGTCCACGCCCTCGCCGTCGAGGACGCCCTCGAGGGCGGGCAGCGGCCGAAGCTCGACCGGTACCGCGAGAGCCTGTTCCTCGTGGTCTACGACGTCAGCGGCCGCACCGACGCCGGCGAACTCGTCAGCCACGAGGTGAAGGCCTTCGTGACGAAGCGGGCACTCATCACCATCCACGGCACCGACGTCGACCTCCGCGACGTCGAGCACCGCCTCGACGCCAACGCCGACATCGCCGACCACGGCGTGCCCTGGCTCATGTGGGCACTGCTCGACACCGTGGTCGACCACGCCTCGGACGTCGTCGAGGACCTCGACCAGGCGGTCAGCGCGCTCGAGGACGACCTGTTCGAGCACGGCAGCAGCCGCGAACGCCAGATCCAGCGGCGGTCGTTCGTGCTCCGGAAGCAGCTCGGGGTGCTCCGCCGGCTCGTCGTGCCGACACGCGACAGCGTCACGTCGATCCTCCACGGCGACGCGGAGCTCGTGGTCGACGGCATCCGGCCGTACTTCCGGGACGTCCAGGACCACCTCGTGACGATCGCGGACTCGGTCGAGCAGCTGCGCGAAGCGGTCGGCAGCGTGCTCGACACGAACCTCGGCATCGCGTCGAACCACCAGAACGTCGTCATGAAGAAGGTCACCGGCTGGGCTGCGATCATCGCGATCCCGACGGCCATCACGGGGTTCTTCGGGCAGAACGTGAAGTTCCCCGGCGAGAGCGCGTGGAGCGGCCTCTACGCCTCGATCGGGCTGATCATCGCGTCCTCGCTCGTGCTCTACCGCGTCTTCAAGAGCAAGGACTGGCTGTAG